The Populus alba chromosome 6, ASM523922v2, whole genome shotgun sequence genome contains a region encoding:
- the LOC118047944 gene encoding protein EFFECTOR OF TRANSCRIPTION 2 isoform X2, translating to MIQLLIGHSDWQDYLLGKEGASRYRIHNLPTTSGPGLYELGIAVPRSGLLRRDVGKLVPDDIVVVYLGQADSVRTRLQQYGRSGAHLGNTYSTGHVNDSKDDSLKKGLGLFEEIFSRGQSIVYRWAPMKDKRYAEETEGKLLGTFDYAWNKGSNGTRRPGDVLQKLNKTASSTTRPLDIFQWLPFSSYKLRGIKIKASKPLSPEKHAGFGDEDSKKLFSGIFKLSRSQPRLVTDKYGINEDFDHTCGFIMVDGISCTRPPLPGRKRCEEHKGRRLYGSSYKSIVQGNLHYQHGANLDSTSHNDQEHETTCGENLGDGTFCRKQAVAGRKRCNEHKGMRVNTSVSEPEAEDKIRMSAPSSVFNSFADSINNNASSKHNAESTWQCGSSNNPAKEHFPNICGVMLGNGSFCRRQPIQGNKRCWQHKGQRVECNLSGVDSSEPAAEEKIPMFAPSSVFNSFADRVNNNASSKHNAYSTWQCGSSDNPVKEHFPNTCGVMLGNGSFCRRQPIQGNKRCWQHKGKRVECNLSGVDSSSLGFDAPICAVTLRDGSVCLRAPVQGRKRCDQHKGMRVSTSYNY from the exons ATGATTCAGCTTCTCATTGGCCATTCTGACTGGCAAGACTATTTGTTGGGGAAGGAAGGAGCTTCTCGATATAGGATCCACAATCTCCCAACTACTTCTGGCCCGGGACTATATGAGCTTGGTATTGCTGTTCCTCGCTCTGGGCTGTTGCGGCGTGATGTTGGCAAGCTTGTACCAGATGACATAGTGGTGGTTTACCTTGGACAAGCTGACAGTGTTAGAACCCGACTCCAGCAATACGGTCGTTCAGGTGCCCATTTGGGTAATACTTACTCAACTGGCCATGTGAATGATTCTAAAGACGATTCTCTTAAAAAAGGGCTAGGTTTATTTGAAGAGATATTCTCAAGAGGCCAGTCCATTGTGTATAGATGGGCTCCT ATGAAAGATAAGAGGTATGCTGAGGAAACggaaggtaagctgcttggcaCTTTTGATTACGCATGGAATAAAGGTAGTAATGGTACACGCCGTCCCGGTGATGTCCTTCAGAAACTCAATAAAACTGCTTCAAGTACAACTAGACCTCTAGATATTTTTCAATGGCTTCCATTTTCCAGTTACAAACTACGAGGTATTAAAATCAAAGCAAGCAAGCCTCTTTCACCAGAAAAGCATGCTGGTTTTGGCGACGAGGATAGCAAAAAATTATTCTCTGGAATTTTTAAGCTCAGCAGATCACAGCCTAGACTAGTTACAGATAAATATGGCATTAATGAGGACTTCGATCATACATGTGGATTCATCATGGTTGATGGTATATCTTGTACAAGGCCACCACTTCCAGGGAGAAAGAGATGCGAGGAACACAAAGGGAGGAGACTTTATGGATCCAGTTACAAATCCATCGTACAAGGAAATTTACATTATCAACATGGAGCAAATCTAGATTCCACATCTCACAATGACCAAGAACATGAAACCACATGTGGGGAAAATTTAGGTGATGGGACTTTTTGTAGGAAGCAAGCTGTGGCAGGGAGGAAAAGATGCAACGAGCACAAGGGGATGCGGGTTAACACCTCCGTCTCAGAGCCAGAAGCAGAAGACAAAATCCGCATGTCTGCCCCCAGTTCGGTATTCAATTCTTTTGCTGACAGCATAAACAACAATGCCTCATCTAAACATAATGCAGAGAGTACCTGGCAATGTGGTTCTTCAAATAATCCTGCCAAGGAACATTTTCCCAATATTTGTGGAGTAATGTTGGGAAATGGTTCATTCTGCAGAAGGCAACCCATTCAGGGAAACAAAAGATGCTGGCAGCATAAAGGCCAGAGGGTTGAATGTAACTTGTCTGGGGTAGACAGTTCAGAGCCAGCAGCGGAAGAAAAAATCCCTATGTTTGCCCCCAGTTCAGTATTCAATTCTTTTGCTGACAGAGTAAACAACAATGCCTCATCTAAACATAATGCATATAGTACCTGGCAATGTGGATCTTCAGATAATCCTGTCAAAGAACATTTTCCCAATACTTGTGGAGTAATGTTGGGAAATGGTTCATTCTGCAGAAGGCAACCCATTCAGGGAAACAAAAGATGTTGGCAGCATAAAGGCAAGAGGGTTGAATGTAACTTGTCTGGGGTAGACAGTTCCTCGCTGGGGTTCGATGCACCAATTTGTGCAGTTACATTACGAGACGGTTCTGTCTGTTTGAGAGCCCCTGTTCAGGGGAGGAAGAGATGTGACCAGCACAAGGGGATGCGAGTCTCCACATCCTATAACTACTGA
- the LOC118047944 gene encoding protein EFFECTOR OF TRANSCRIPTION 2 isoform X1, translating into MDVGARLKREDCRRTKHDSSFSKWQLLIGHSDWQDYLLGKEGASRYRIHNLPTTSGPGLYELGIAVPRSGLLRRDVGKLVPDDIVVVYLGQADSVRTRLQQYGRSGAHLGNTYSTGHVNDSKDDSLKKGLGLFEEIFSRGQSIVYRWAPMKDKRYAEETEGKLLGTFDYAWNKGSNGTRRPGDVLQKLNKTASSTTRPLDIFQWLPFSSYKLRGIKIKASKPLSPEKHAGFGDEDSKKLFSGIFKLSRSQPRLVTDKYGINEDFDHTCGFIMVDGISCTRPPLPGRKRCEEHKGRRLYGSSYKSIVQGNLHYQHGANLDSTSHNDQEHETTCGENLGDGTFCRKQAVAGRKRCNEHKGMRVNTSVSEPEAEDKIRMSAPSSVFNSFADSINNNASSKHNAESTWQCGSSNNPAKEHFPNICGVMLGNGSFCRRQPIQGNKRCWQHKGQRVECNLSGVDSSEPAAEEKIPMFAPSSVFNSFADRVNNNASSKHNAYSTWQCGSSDNPVKEHFPNTCGVMLGNGSFCRRQPIQGNKRCWQHKGKRVECNLSGVDSSSLGFDAPICAVTLRDGSVCLRAPVQGRKRCDQHKGMRVSTSYNY; encoded by the exons ATGGATGTCGGTGCCAGATTGAAGAGGGAAGACTGTAGGCGAACCAAACACGACTCCAGCTTCTCCAAATGGCAG CTTCTCATTGGCCATTCTGACTGGCAAGACTATTTGTTGGGGAAGGAAGGAGCTTCTCGATATAGGATCCACAATCTCCCAACTACTTCTGGCCCGGGACTATATGAGCTTGGTATTGCTGTTCCTCGCTCTGGGCTGTTGCGGCGTGATGTTGGCAAGCTTGTACCAGATGACATAGTGGTGGTTTACCTTGGACAAGCTGACAGTGTTAGAACCCGACTCCAGCAATACGGTCGTTCAGGTGCCCATTTGGGTAATACTTACTCAACTGGCCATGTGAATGATTCTAAAGACGATTCTCTTAAAAAAGGGCTAGGTTTATTTGAAGAGATATTCTCAAGAGGCCAGTCCATTGTGTATAGATGGGCTCCT ATGAAAGATAAGAGGTATGCTGAGGAAACggaaggtaagctgcttggcaCTTTTGATTACGCATGGAATAAAGGTAGTAATGGTACACGCCGTCCCGGTGATGTCCTTCAGAAACTCAATAAAACTGCTTCAAGTACAACTAGACCTCTAGATATTTTTCAATGGCTTCCATTTTCCAGTTACAAACTACGAGGTATTAAAATCAAAGCAAGCAAGCCTCTTTCACCAGAAAAGCATGCTGGTTTTGGCGACGAGGATAGCAAAAAATTATTCTCTGGAATTTTTAAGCTCAGCAGATCACAGCCTAGACTAGTTACAGATAAATATGGCATTAATGAGGACTTCGATCATACATGTGGATTCATCATGGTTGATGGTATATCTTGTACAAGGCCACCACTTCCAGGGAGAAAGAGATGCGAGGAACACAAAGGGAGGAGACTTTATGGATCCAGTTACAAATCCATCGTACAAGGAAATTTACATTATCAACATGGAGCAAATCTAGATTCCACATCTCACAATGACCAAGAACATGAAACCACATGTGGGGAAAATTTAGGTGATGGGACTTTTTGTAGGAAGCAAGCTGTGGCAGGGAGGAAAAGATGCAACGAGCACAAGGGGATGCGGGTTAACACCTCCGTCTCAGAGCCAGAAGCAGAAGACAAAATCCGCATGTCTGCCCCCAGTTCGGTATTCAATTCTTTTGCTGACAGCATAAACAACAATGCCTCATCTAAACATAATGCAGAGAGTACCTGGCAATGTGGTTCTTCAAATAATCCTGCCAAGGAACATTTTCCCAATATTTGTGGAGTAATGTTGGGAAATGGTTCATTCTGCAGAAGGCAACCCATTCAGGGAAACAAAAGATGCTGGCAGCATAAAGGCCAGAGGGTTGAATGTAACTTGTCTGGGGTAGACAGTTCAGAGCCAGCAGCGGAAGAAAAAATCCCTATGTTTGCCCCCAGTTCAGTATTCAATTCTTTTGCTGACAGAGTAAACAACAATGCCTCATCTAAACATAATGCATATAGTACCTGGCAATGTGGATCTTCAGATAATCCTGTCAAAGAACATTTTCCCAATACTTGTGGAGTAATGTTGGGAAATGGTTCATTCTGCAGAAGGCAACCCATTCAGGGAAACAAAAGATGTTGGCAGCATAAAGGCAAGAGGGTTGAATGTAACTTGTCTGGGGTAGACAGTTCCTCGCTGGGGTTCGATGCACCAATTTGTGCAGTTACATTACGAGACGGTTCTGTCTGTTTGAGAGCCCCTGTTCAGGGGAGGAAGAGATGTGACCAGCACAAGGGGATGCGAGTCTCCACATCCTATAACTACTGA